One window of the Archangium primigenium genome contains the following:
- the cysK gene encoding cysteine synthase A — protein MKANSILDTIGNTPHVRINRLYPSRVQVYLKLERSNPGGSIKDRIALAMIEDAEKRGQLKPDSVIVEPTSGNTGIGLAMVAAVKGYKLILVMPDSMSIERRRLMAAYGATFELTPRAQGMKGAIAKAQELVAQNPNAWMPQQFENEANIEVHKRTTAQEILRDFPEGLDYLITGVGTGGHITACAEVLKEKWPQLKVFAVEPSKSPVISGGQPSPHPIQGIGAGFIPKNLHKEALDGTIQVDEKDAFEFTRRSAKEEGIFVGISSGAALAAVSQKIAEIPDGSRVLAFCYDTGERYLSIENLFAAQ, from the coding sequence ATGAAGGCCAACAGCATCCTCGACACGATCGGCAACACCCCCCACGTGCGCATCAACCGGCTCTACCCCTCGCGGGTGCAGGTGTACCTCAAGCTGGAGCGCAGCAACCCGGGCGGCAGCATCAAGGACCGCATCGCGCTGGCGATGATCGAGGACGCGGAGAAGCGGGGTCAGCTCAAGCCGGACAGCGTCATCGTGGAGCCCACGTCGGGCAACACGGGCATTGGCCTGGCCATGGTGGCGGCGGTCAAGGGCTACAAGCTCATCCTGGTGATGCCCGACTCCATGAGCATCGAGCGCCGGCGGTTGATGGCGGCCTACGGGGCCACGTTCGAGCTGACGCCGCGCGCGCAGGGCATGAAGGGCGCCATCGCCAAGGCGCAGGAGCTGGTGGCGCAGAACCCCAACGCCTGGATGCCGCAGCAGTTCGAGAACGAGGCGAACATCGAGGTGCACAAGCGCACCACCGCCCAGGAAATCCTCCGCGACTTCCCCGAGGGGCTGGACTACCTCATCACCGGCGTGGGCACGGGCGGTCACATTACCGCGTGCGCCGAGGTGCTCAAGGAGAAGTGGCCCCAGCTCAAGGTGTTCGCGGTGGAGCCCTCCAAGTCGCCCGTCATCAGCGGCGGCCAGCCCTCGCCCCACCCCATCCAGGGCATCGGCGCGGGCTTCATCCCCAAGAACCTCCACAAGGAGGCGCTCGACGGCACCATCCAGGTGGACGAGAAGGACGCCTTCGAGTTCACCCGGCGCTCGGCCAAGGAGGAGGGCATCTTCGTGGGCATCTCCTCGGGCGCGGCGCTGGCGGCGGTGAGCCAGAAGATCGCGGAGATTCCGGACGGCAGCCGCGTGCTCGCCTTCTGCTACGACACGGGCGAGCGCTACCTCTCCATCGAGAACCTCTTCGCGGCCCAGTAG
- the mxcH gene encoding TonB-dependent siderophore myxochelin receptor MxcH has protein sequence MAAGLGLVGGVQAQEEGPSRESPRLVRFVEARYPPAAKQEGREARVPLRIRLDAEGQVTEAEVAEPQGHGFDEAAREAVLAMRFSPAMRDGKARPARLVYTYVFRLPVKTVAAVAAPPPPVPVPEPDEAIEVLVQGPSYAQQRRQSAEAVQVVETEQLQREAADLGEALARVEGAGVRRSGGLGTRSRFSLAGLSDEQIRIFVDGVPLDLAGFGPELSNVPVNLVQRMEIYQGVVPIRFGTDALGGAVNLVTDQRVTPGPGATASYELGSFDTHRLTATARHLHEPSGLHVRANAFLDRTRNDYPINVEVANEQGKLVPARIYRFHDAYRAWGAGVEAGVVDRPWAQRLQLRVFANGSDKDIQNNVFMTQPYGEVTSGELSAGSTLRYEHYFARGLTADALAGYNFRRTRLEDRGTCAYDWYGRCVSPLPQPGEIEERAVDRQVKQHTGFARLNVGWTLAPQHRLRLSVSPTHVDRTGEDRELRARGELDPLSAERRLTSLVTGVEYTLTALRERLENVLFFKDYVQHAQAQKLLPSRVFAPIDRSLHGVGVGDGLRLRLLSDLFAKASYEYATRLPRPDEIFGDGILIGDNLDLVPERSHNLNLEFTYQGQETRAGAFRANVLGFGRLADQLILLLGQDSFFTFQNVYAARSLGVAGAAGWTSPGQYLSLDGNVTWQDFRNTSDSGGFASFVGQRIPNRPYLQANGTARLQWRGLMSARDELSLTWHARYIHAFFRAWEKAGRVDSKQVIPAQLLHSLSLNYLTRREGLTLGWTVDMQNLTDTPAYDFFGVQRPGRSVFAKLLVEL, from the coding sequence GTGGCGGCGGGGCTGGGGCTGGTGGGCGGTGTCCAGGCGCAGGAGGAGGGCCCCTCGCGCGAGTCGCCCCGGCTGGTGCGCTTCGTGGAGGCGCGCTACCCGCCGGCGGCGAAGCAGGAGGGTCGGGAGGCCCGGGTCCCGCTGCGCATCCGGTTGGACGCCGAGGGACAGGTCACCGAGGCCGAGGTGGCCGAGCCCCAAGGCCATGGTTTCGACGAGGCGGCGCGCGAGGCGGTGCTCGCCATGCGCTTCTCGCCCGCGATGCGGGACGGAAAGGCCCGGCCCGCGCGCCTCGTCTACACCTATGTCTTCCGGCTGCCGGTGAAGACCGTGGCCGCCGTGGCCGCACCGCCGCCCCCGGTGCCGGTGCCCGAGCCGGACGAGGCCATCGAGGTGCTGGTGCAGGGCCCCTCCTACGCCCAGCAGCGGCGCCAGTCCGCCGAGGCCGTGCAGGTGGTGGAGACGGAGCAGCTCCAGCGCGAGGCGGCGGACCTCGGCGAGGCGCTGGCGCGCGTCGAGGGCGCGGGCGTGCGCCGCTCCGGTGGTCTGGGCACCCGCTCGCGCTTCTCGCTCGCGGGGCTCTCCGACGAGCAGATCCGCATCTTCGTGGACGGCGTGCCCCTGGACCTGGCGGGCTTCGGGCCCGAGCTGTCCAACGTGCCCGTCAACCTCGTGCAGCGCATGGAGATCTACCAGGGCGTGGTGCCCATCCGCTTCGGCACGGACGCGCTCGGGGGCGCCGTGAACCTCGTGACGGATCAGCGGGTGACGCCGGGACCGGGCGCCACGGCCTCCTACGAGCTGGGCTCCTTCGACACGCACCGCCTCACCGCCACCGCGCGGCATCTGCACGAGCCGAGTGGCCTGCACGTGCGCGCCAACGCCTTCCTCGATCGCACGCGCAACGACTACCCCATCAACGTCGAGGTCGCCAACGAGCAGGGCAAGCTCGTTCCCGCGCGCATCTACCGCTTCCACGACGCCTACCGGGCCTGGGGCGCGGGCGTGGAGGCGGGGGTCGTGGACAGGCCCTGGGCCCAGCGCCTGCAACTGCGCGTCTTCGCCAACGGCTCCGACAAGGACATCCAGAACAACGTCTTCATGACCCAGCCCTACGGCGAGGTCACGAGCGGCGAGCTGTCGGCCGGCTCCACGCTGCGCTACGAGCACTATTTCGCCAGGGGCCTCACCGCCGACGCCCTCGCGGGCTACAACTTCCGGCGCACGCGCCTGGAGGACCGCGGCACCTGCGCCTACGACTGGTATGGCCGCTGCGTCAGCCCGTTGCCTCAGCCGGGGGAGATCGAGGAGCGCGCCGTCGATCGCCAGGTGAAGCAGCACACCGGCTTCGCGCGGCTCAACGTGGGGTGGACGCTGGCCCCCCAGCACCGGCTGCGCCTGTCCGTTTCGCCCACGCACGTCGACCGCACGGGCGAGGACCGCGAGCTGCGCGCGCGCGGAGAGCTGGATCCCCTGTCCGCCGAGCGGCGGCTCACCTCGCTCGTCACCGGCGTCGAGTACACGCTCACCGCCCTGCGGGAGCGCCTGGAGAACGTCCTCTTCTTCAAGGACTACGTCCAGCACGCCCAGGCCCAGAAGCTGCTGCCCAGCCGGGTCTTCGCCCCCATCGACCGGTCGCTGCACGGCGTGGGCGTGGGTGATGGGCTGCGCCTGCGACTGCTGTCGGACCTGTTCGCCAAGGCGTCCTACGAGTACGCCACGCGCCTGCCGCGTCCGGACGAGATCTTCGGCGACGGCATCCTCATTGGCGACAACCTGGACCTGGTCCCCGAGCGCAGCCACAACCTCAACCTGGAGTTCACCTACCAGGGCCAGGAGACCCGGGCGGGCGCCTTCCGGGCCAACGTGCTGGGCTTCGGCCGCCTCGCGGATCAGCTCATCCTGCTGCTCGGCCAGGACAGCTTCTTCACCTTCCAGAACGTCTACGCGGCGCGCTCGCTGGGCGTGGCGGGCGCGGCGGGGTGGACCTCTCCGGGGCAGTACCTGTCGCTCGACGGCAACGTCACCTGGCAGGACTTCCGCAACACCTCGGACTCGGGGGGCTTCGCCTCCTTCGTGGGCCAGCGCATCCCCAACCGCCCCTACCTGCAGGCCAACGGCACCGCGCGCCTGCAGTGGCGGGGCCTGATGAGCGCTCGCGACGAGCTGTCCCTCACCTGGCACGCGCGCTACATCCACGCGTTCTTCCGCGCCTGGGAGAAGGCCGGGCGGGTGGACTCCAAGCAGGTCATCCCCGCGCAGCTCCTCCACTCGCTCTCGCTCAACTACCTCACCCGGCGCGAGGGGTTGACCCTGGGCTGGACGGTCGACATGCAGAACCTGACCGACACGCCCGCCTACGACTTCTTCGGGGTGCAACGCCCCGGACGCAGTGTGTTCGCCAAGCTCCTCGTGGAGCTCTGA
- a CDS encoding aminotransferase class V-fold PLP-dependent enzyme — MAPFTDLDAYRSEFPVVEEQLYFNHAGVAPTSRRAVAAIQEWSEDLLRHGVRNERHWEARAERVRAAAARLIGAEAGEITFVRNTGHGLGVVAEGLDWRPGDEVAVAASIEYPSNVYPWQHLRDRGVSVREIVPREGGVTPEAVAAALTPRTRLVSVSSVQFASGHRTDLDALGALCERAGVLFCVDGIQSVGCIPVDVKKSRVHFLSADSHKWMLGVSGIGFLYVAQDVLPRVRPVLVGWRSTTDLWNFNTPRFELKPDATKFEEGSHAFTGIYALGAALELLLEVGMDRVSERIRALLEHADTRLRDLGCDTGPSPEHRAGSLTFLPPGGDADIKALATHLKDNQVNFSVRRGRIRVSPHFYNQPAELDRLVALVRGFSGR; from the coding sequence ATGGCCCCGTTCACCGACCTCGATGCCTACCGTTCCGAGTTCCCCGTGGTGGAGGAGCAGCTCTACTTCAACCACGCGGGGGTGGCGCCCACGAGTCGGCGCGCCGTCGCCGCGATCCAGGAGTGGTCGGAGGATCTGCTGCGGCACGGGGTGCGCAACGAGCGGCACTGGGAGGCCCGGGCCGAGCGCGTGCGGGCGGCGGCCGCCCGGCTCATTGGCGCCGAGGCCGGGGAGATCACCTTCGTGCGCAACACGGGCCATGGGCTCGGGGTGGTGGCCGAGGGACTCGACTGGCGGCCCGGGGACGAGGTCGCCGTCGCCGCGTCCATCGAGTACCCCTCCAACGTCTACCCCTGGCAGCACCTGCGCGACCGGGGCGTGAGCGTGCGGGAGATCGTCCCGCGCGAGGGCGGTGTCACCCCCGAGGCGGTGGCGGCGGCCCTCACGCCGCGCACCCGGCTCGTCTCGGTGAGCTCCGTGCAGTTCGCGTCCGGGCATCGCACGGACCTGGACGCCCTCGGCGCCCTGTGTGAGCGCGCGGGGGTGCTCTTCTGCGTGGACGGCATCCAGAGCGTGGGCTGCATCCCCGTGGACGTGAAGAAGAGCCGGGTCCACTTCCTGAGCGCGGACAGCCACAAGTGGATGCTCGGCGTGTCCGGCATCGGCTTTCTCTACGTGGCCCAGGACGTGCTGCCGCGCGTGCGGCCGGTGCTCGTGGGGTGGCGCTCCACCACGGACCTGTGGAACTTCAACACGCCGCGTTTCGAGCTCAAGCCGGACGCCACGAAGTTCGAGGAGGGCAGCCACGCCTTCACCGGCATCTACGCGCTCGGCGCCGCGCTGGAGCTGCTGCTGGAGGTGGGCATGGACCGCGTCTCGGAGCGCATCCGCGCGCTGCTGGAGCACGCGGACACGCGGCTGCGCGACCTGGGCTGCGACACGGGCCCCTCGCCGGAGCACCGCGCCGGCAGCCTCACCTTCCTGCCGCCCGGCGGCGACGCGGACATCAAGGCGCTCGCGACGCACCTGAAGGACAATCAGGTGAACTTCTCGGTCCGCCGGGGGCGCATCCGCGTGTCGCCCCACTTCTACAACCAGCCGGCCGAACTGGACCGGCTGGTGGCGTTGGTGCGCGGCTTCTCCGGCCGCTGA
- the epsC gene encoding serine O-acetyltransferase EpsC, translating into MDEPNGRLIHTLIQARQQHCFSPNVRAMAPDFAEKVLALLFPHFSQRLDCSAVGVRSEVAVLEATLTRVLQTLAPRYPAPTDDVPQRFMQELADIYDWLRQDADAIFQADPAARSVDEVILTYPGFYAIAIYRVAHALQRLGFPLLPRLLTELAHERTGVDIHPGATIGRRFVIDHGTGVVIGETTHIGEGVNIYQGVTLGALQVEKSLADKKRHPTIEDNVVIYANATILGGATVVGRGSVIAGNAFITHSIPPESLVTRRSEVRPRQGGAEFDELEYHI; encoded by the coding sequence ATGGACGAACCCAACGGTCGGCTCATCCACACCCTCATCCAGGCGCGCCAGCAGCACTGCTTCTCTCCGAACGTGCGCGCCATGGCGCCCGACTTCGCCGAGAAGGTCCTGGCGCTGCTCTTCCCCCACTTCTCCCAGCGCCTGGACTGCAGCGCCGTGGGGGTGCGCTCCGAGGTCGCGGTGCTGGAGGCCACGCTCACGCGCGTCCTCCAGACGCTCGCGCCCCGCTACCCCGCCCCCACGGACGACGTGCCCCAGCGCTTCATGCAGGAGCTGGCGGACATCTACGACTGGCTGCGCCAGGACGCGGACGCCATCTTCCAGGCGGACCCCGCCGCGCGCAGCGTGGACGAGGTCATCCTCACCTACCCGGGCTTCTACGCCATCGCCATCTACCGCGTGGCGCATGCCCTGCAGCGGCTCGGCTTCCCCCTGCTGCCCCGACTGCTCACGGAACTGGCCCACGAGCGCACGGGCGTGGACATCCACCCGGGGGCCACCATCGGCCGGCGCTTCGTCATCGATCACGGCACCGGCGTCGTCATCGGCGAGACGACCCACATCGGCGAGGGCGTGAACATCTACCAGGGTGTGACCCTGGGCGCACTCCAGGTGGAGAAGAGCCTCGCGGACAAGAAGCGCCACCCCACCATCGAGGACAACGTCGTCATCTACGCCAACGCCACCATCCTCGGAGGCGCCACCGTGGTGGGCCGCGGCAGCGTCATCGCCGGCAACGCCTTCATCACCCACAGCATCCCGCCCGAGTCATTGGTGACCCGCCGCAGTGAGGTCCGTCCCCGACAAGGGGGTGCGGAATTCGACGAGTTGGAGTATCACATCTGA
- a CDS encoding 3-deoxy-7-phosphoheptulonate synthase class II has protein sequence MISPSPTLGHNASVTNRNWTPGSWRTLPVKHIPSDYPDAQALARVERELAQRPLLVTPEETRQLRAALAQVAEGKAFLLHGGDCAESFKEFAPGTVRATLRLLLQMSVVLTFARGLPVVKIGRIAGQFAKPRSSPVETQDGITLPAYRGDNINGMGFTLQERTPDPERLLQAHRQSAATLELVREFAREGFAGLRDPRHWTLEHALSGRVQDFLGFMHTQSTRPEEQHTGLGRIDLYSSHEALLLNVEEALTRHDAATGGWYAGSAHLLWIGERTRQLDGGHVEFMRGIQNPIGLKCGPGMEPDDLLRMLDALNPEGLPGKLNLIGRFGADTAAERLPRLMAATRRDGRPVVWSIDPMHGNTHTATNGYKTRPFERVLSEVRTFIQVATAEGVHPGGLHLEMTGQDVTECLGGTHAVTEADLSRRYLTHCDPRLNATQALELAFLVAEQLQTLPRTSAQAA, from the coding sequence ATGATCTCCCCCAGCCCGACCCTTGGACACAACGCCTCCGTGACGAATCGAAACTGGACCCCGGGTTCCTGGCGGACCCTGCCCGTCAAGCACATCCCCTCGGACTACCCGGACGCGCAGGCGCTCGCCCGGGTCGAGCGCGAGCTCGCCCAGCGGCCCCTGCTCGTGACGCCCGAGGAGACGCGGCAATTGCGCGCCGCGCTCGCCCAGGTCGCCGAGGGCAAGGCGTTCCTGCTGCACGGCGGCGACTGCGCCGAGAGCTTCAAGGAGTTCGCTCCGGGCACTGTCCGCGCCACGCTCCGGCTGCTGCTCCAGATGTCCGTGGTGCTGACGTTCGCGCGGGGGCTGCCCGTGGTGAAGATCGGCCGCATCGCCGGCCAGTTCGCCAAGCCCCGCTCCAGCCCCGTGGAGACCCAGGACGGCATCACGCTGCCGGCCTACCGCGGCGACAACATCAACGGCATGGGGTTCACGCTCCAGGAGCGCACGCCCGACCCCGAGCGTCTGCTCCAGGCCCACCGACAGTCCGCGGCCACCCTCGAGCTCGTGCGCGAGTTCGCCCGCGAGGGCTTCGCGGGCCTGCGCGACCCCCGGCACTGGACGCTCGAGCACGCCCTGTCCGGCCGGGTCCAGGACTTCCTCGGCTTCATGCACACGCAGAGCACCCGGCCCGAGGAGCAGCACACGGGGCTGGGCCGGATCGACCTCTACAGCAGCCACGAGGCGCTGCTGCTCAACGTGGAGGAGGCCCTCACGCGGCACGACGCGGCGACGGGCGGATGGTACGCCGGCTCGGCGCACCTGCTGTGGATTGGCGAGCGCACGCGTCAGCTCGACGGCGGCCACGTGGAGTTCATGCGCGGCATCCAGAACCCCATCGGGCTCAAGTGCGGCCCCGGCATGGAGCCGGACGACCTGCTGCGCATGCTGGACGCGCTCAACCCCGAGGGCCTGCCCGGCAAGCTCAACCTCATTGGCCGCTTCGGCGCGGACACGGCCGCCGAGCGGCTGCCACGCTTGATGGCCGCGACCCGGCGCGATGGCCGCCCCGTCGTGTGGTCCATCGATCCGATGCACGGCAACACGCACACCGCGACCAACGGGTACAAGACGCGGCCCTTCGAGCGCGTCCTCTCGGAGGTCCGCACCTTCATCCAGGTGGCCACCGCCGAGGGCGTGCACCCGGGCGGCCTGCACCTGGAGATGACGGGCCAGGACGTCACCGAGTGCCTGGGCGGCACCCACGCCGTGACCGAGGCGGACTTGTCGCGCCGTTACCTCACCCACTGCGACCCCCGCCTCAACGCCACGCAGGCGCTGGAGCTCGCCTTCCTCGTGGCCGAACAGCTCCAGACCTTGCCCCGCACGTCCGCCCAGGCCGCTTGA